One window from the genome of Desulfobacterales bacterium encodes:
- a CDS encoding porin family protein — protein sequence MRKTLIFFSVLVGILTITFNSAAEEKHGRFYAGAGASYVREYFDDGDLKGLPGNSSIDNSWGFNLFAGYWWLKHVGIEANYNWYDDFDGEAANNRNLDVSIWTAMLDVRVFSPSLWQDRIFPYVRLGGGWMDVEVDASNFNSDESDWAYNVGLGVDVFVAHQLSVGLDGKHVWGTGDVSDFNHMTFTLRAAYHF from the coding sequence ATGCGCAAGACCCTCATATTTTTCAGCGTGTTAGTCGGTATTTTAACGATCACATTCAATTCAGCAGCAGAGGAAAAGCACGGCCGGTTTTATGCGGGCGCCGGTGCAAGCTATGTTCGCGAATATTTTGATGACGGCGATTTGAAGGGGCTTCCCGGCAACTCCAGTATTGATAATTCATGGGGGTTTAACCTTTTTGCCGGCTATTGGTGGCTCAAACATGTCGGCATTGAGGCCAACTACAACTGGTATGATGATTTTGACGGAGAGGCGGCGAATAACAGGAATCTTGATGTTAGCATTTGGACGGCGATGCTGGATGTGCGCGTCTTCTCTCCATCCCTGTGGCAAGACCGGATATTCCCATATGTGAGGCTCGGGGGCGGATGGATGGATGTTGAAGTCGATGCCAGCAATTTTAATTCAGACGAATCCGATTGGGCATACAATGTCGGCCTTGGGGTAGATGTTTTTGTGGCGCACCAACTGAGTGTCGGTCTTGACGGCAAGCACGTGTGGGGAACCGGCGATGTATCGGATTTCAACCATATGACATTTACACTAAGGGCAGCGTACCATTTTTGA
- the parA gene encoding ParA family partition ATPase produces the protein MIVSFVNQKGGVGKTTSAINFAASLKRKNFKLLFIDADPQGSATQWHAVENNTAFEVLHHPEPITREEIEALTQEYDYLVIDAPPASGHITRSILEVAQLSIIPLSPSSLDIWSCKGTLEMIDSAKEENPDLNVKLLINRKIPGTRVGRQARQSLGVFDMDILDTELCQRVAYIDAMTSGVSVMQYAPGSKAANEIENLCEELTLLEANQPPQAEEPEHQTAPHNAYGNKPFWSDGYS, from the coding sequence ATGATTGTTAGTTTTGTGAACCAGAAGGGGGGCGTCGGCAAAACCACTTCTGCAATCAACTTTGCTGCCAGCCTGAAAAGAAAAAATTTCAAGCTGCTGTTTATTGACGCAGATCCGCAAGGCAGTGCCACCCAATGGCACGCCGTTGAAAACAACACCGCTTTTGAAGTGCTGCATCATCCGGAGCCGATCACCAGAGAAGAAATCGAAGCACTCACCCAGGAGTATGATTACCTGGTCATCGATGCGCCGCCGGCCAGCGGCCACATCACCAGGTCCATTTTAGAAGTTGCACAACTTTCCATTATTCCGTTAAGCCCCAGTTCGCTGGATATCTGGTCCTGCAAGGGGACCTTGGAAATGATTGACAGTGCCAAGGAAGAAAATCCAGATCTGAATGTCAAGCTTCTGATCAATCGAAAAATCCCGGGAACACGGGTGGGGCGTCAAGCACGACAGTCACTGGGGGTTTTTGATATGGATATCCTGGATACAGAGTTGTGCCAGCGAGTTGCCTATATCGATGCCATGACCTCCGGTGTATCAGTTATGCAGTATGCGCCCGGCAGCAAAGCGGCCAATGAAATTGAAAACCTCTGTGAAGAATTGACACTTTTGGAGGCTAACCAGCCGCCTCAAGCTGAAGAGCCAGAGCATCAGACAGCTCCTCATAATGCTTATGGTAACAAGCCGTTCTGGAGTGACGGGTATAGCTGA
- a CDS encoding DUF2845 domain-containing protein, protein MVKLINISIIILALALLTTITPYAKAVDYWSLADQSTYRCPGGVVAVGDSDRSVRETCGDPLEVTSRDDKGPIWVYHFGQDRFMYYFEFVFGKLERILSTPCNRDNYDCYDLN, encoded by the coding sequence ATGGTAAAACTGATCAATATCAGCATAATCATACTGGCCTTAGCCTTGTTGACCACTATCACACCGTACGCAAAGGCTGTTGATTACTGGTCGTTGGCAGACCAATCCACGTATCGATGCCCTGGAGGCGTAGTGGCTGTTGGCGATTCAGACCGATCTGTGCGGGAAACATGCGGCGATCCTCTGGAAGTGACCAGCCGGGATGACAAAGGGCCTATCTGGGTATATCATTTCGGTCAGGATCGCTTTATGTACTACTTTGAATTTGTCTTTGGCAAACTGGAGCGCATCTTAAGTACGCCCTGCAATCGTGACAATTACGACTGTTATGACTTGAATTGA
- the ilvN gene encoding acetolactate synthase small subunit: MKDEKHILTMLVDNEPGVTARVAGLFASRGYNIETICGAPTANPKMSRITISTQTNPEMLEQIMKQVRRLVNVIKLRDMTGEDAVKREMALICVKAKAKNRSEILRIIETFRGRIVDTGATHFIIEVTGRRQKIDALIRLLEPMGVKKLARSGVLALYREPH, translated from the coding sequence ATGAAAGACGAAAAGCACATTCTGACCATGCTGGTTGACAATGAGCCCGGCGTGACGGCACGGGTGGCGGGGCTTTTCGCCAGCCGAGGTTACAATATCGAAACCATTTGCGGCGCGCCAACAGCCAACCCGAAAATGTCCCGCATCACCATTTCGACGCAGACAAACCCGGAGATGCTCGAACAAATTATGAAGCAGGTGCGCAGGCTCGTCAACGTGATTAAACTGCGGGATATGACCGGCGAGGATGCCGTCAAGCGAGAAATGGCATTGATTTGTGTAAAGGCCAAAGCCAAAAACCGCAGCGAAATTTTAAGAATCATTGAAACCTTCAGGGGCCGGATTGTTGATACCGGTGCAACCCACTTCATTATCGAAGTCACCGGACGGCGGCAAAAAATAGATGCCCTCATTCGGCTGCTGGAGCCAATGGGTGTCAAAAAATTAGCCCGGTCGGGGGTGTTGGCGTTATACCGCGAACCCCACTAA
- a CDS encoding pyridoxamine 5'-phosphate oxidase family protein produces the protein MSDLKAKILEKMKTHTLASFATVTDERKPWTRYVVISADDQMNIWFATFKGSRKVIQITDNPEVHLTLGVDHLQNAISWLQVEGRAEILEDDETKRSVWYDMLEPIFTGPDDPNYVVCKVAPYRIEYYTMNKKDPDIWEA, from the coding sequence ATGAGCGATCTAAAAGCCAAAATCCTCGAGAAGATGAAAACGCACACCCTGGCATCGTTTGCGACTGTCACCGATGAACGTAAACCCTGGACGCGCTATGTGGTTATCAGCGCCGATGATCAGATGAATATTTGGTTTGCGACATTTAAAGGCTCACGCAAAGTGATCCAGATTACCGATAATCCGGAAGTCCATCTAACATTGGGTGTTGATCATTTGCAAAATGCAATCTCCTGGCTCCAGGTCGAAGGGCGCGCTGAAATACTCGAGGATGATGAGACCAAAAGAAGCGTCTGGTACGATATGCTCGAGCCCATTTTTACCGGACCCGACGATCCCAATTATGTGGTTTGCAAAGTTGCACCTTACCGGATTGAATATTACACAATGAATAAGAAAGATCCCGACATCTGGGAAGCCTGA